A region of Paenimyroides aestuarii DNA encodes the following proteins:
- a CDS encoding formimidoylglutamase: protein MMYEILTPISKELEQLIDTLPQHSLGKTMAIHKQNAFPDLENVQLALITVNENRGSSGTTNQVGFDTFRKNFYQLFPGNWTKKMVDLGTIHAGETIQDTYVAIKMLVTDLLKQRIVPIVLGGSQDLTYGLYRGYDAMEQNVNLVCIDNKIDVVNDVENPSENFMTHIIMDTPANLYNFSVLGYQTYFNSQEEIDLIDKMYFEAYRLGELITDIKIAEPVLRDADIVSLDIHAIKSADLGFFSEFFPNGFDGREICALARYAGLSDRVSSFGVFNIDNISEKSLLITQILWYFVEGFNFRMNEYPYISKSSYMKYIVPLEEQELIFFKSDVSERWWIEINSLVDANRKVLFPCSYDDYKQSLQNIVPERWWRANKKLLG, encoded by the coding sequence ATGATGTACGAAATATTAACGCCTATTTCTAAAGAATTAGAACAACTTATCGATACCTTGCCGCAGCATTCCTTAGGAAAAACAATGGCAATTCATAAGCAAAACGCATTTCCTGATCTTGAAAATGTGCAGTTGGCATTGATTACCGTAAACGAAAACCGAGGCAGTTCAGGAACCACCAATCAAGTGGGTTTTGATACGTTTCGAAAAAATTTCTATCAACTTTTTCCTGGTAATTGGACAAAAAAAATGGTAGATTTGGGAACAATTCATGCCGGCGAAACCATTCAAGATACCTATGTGGCCATTAAAATGCTGGTGACCGATTTGCTAAAACAGCGTATTGTACCCATTGTTTTGGGAGGATCGCAAGATTTAACCTATGGGCTTTATCGCGGTTATGATGCCATGGAACAAAATGTGAATTTGGTTTGTATTGATAATAAAATAGATGTGGTGAACGATGTGGAAAATCCGTCGGAAAATTTCATGACCCACATTATAATGGATACACCGGCAAATTTGTACAATTTCAGTGTGCTGGGGTATCAAACCTATTTTAATTCGCAAGAAGAAATCGATTTGATAGATAAAATGTATTTTGAAGCCTATCGATTAGGAGAATTGATCACCGATATAAAAATTGCCGAACCGGTTTTGCGTGATGCAGACATTGTAAGTTTAGATATTCATGCGATAAAATCGGCCGATTTAGGATTTTTTTCAGAATTTTTTCCAAACGGTTTTGATGGGCGAGAAATCTGTGCATTAGCACGTTACGCGGGATTAAGCGACCGTGTAAGTAGCTTTGGAGTTTTTAATATTGATAATATATCAGAAAAAAGTTTGCTAATTACTCAAATTTTATGGTATTTTGTTGAAGGATTTAATTTTAGAATGAATGAATATCCTTATATTAGCAAATCCAGTTACATGAAATACATTGTTCCATTAGAAGAGCAAGAATTGATTTTTTTTAAAAGCGATGTTTCAGAACGCTGGTGGATCGAAATTAACAGTTTAGTGGATGCCAATCGCAAAGTGTTATTCCCTTGTAGCTATGATGATTACAAGCAATCTTTGCAAAATATAGTGCCAGAAAGATGGTGGCGGGCAAACAAAAAACTGCTAGGATAA
- a CDS encoding NAD(P)/FAD-dependent oxidoreductase, giving the protein MKVDYLIVGAGLAGVCFADFCWQNNKSFVVIDHGKRTSSQVAGGMFNPLVLKRFTSIWEADDQIALAHNFYPQAEKLLQDSFYYKVPIYRKFASIEEQNNWFLACDHPLTAPHLNVQLKKEEIPHIDSPFLFGEVYNTGFLNVGRFINAYQRFLKTHELFLEEEFIYEDVYMKSEGVIYKNVEAKHLIFAEGFSMHNNPFFNLLPLDGTKGELLYVRIPNLKLHSIVKSNIFIIPLGDDMYKIGATYDWADKTDVPTQQARAELLEGLEKLISCPYEVIDHVAGVRPTVKDRRPLVGAHYQYKNIHVLNGLGTRGVLLGPYLADKLYQNIENNVPLDHNINVARYYKKLQLIK; this is encoded by the coding sequence ATGAAAGTTGATTATTTAATTGTAGGTGCTGGATTAGCTGGCGTTTGTTTTGCGGATTTTTGTTGGCAAAACAATAAATCGTTTGTGGTAATAGATCATGGAAAACGAACTTCCTCTCAAGTTGCTGGTGGTATGTTTAATCCATTGGTTCTAAAAAGATTTACTTCGATATGGGAGGCCGATGATCAAATCGCTTTGGCCCATAACTTTTATCCGCAAGCGGAGAAATTACTGCAAGATTCTTTTTACTATAAAGTACCTATTTACAGAAAATTTGCATCAATCGAAGAGCAAAATAATTGGTTTTTAGCATGTGATCATCCTTTGACAGCTCCACATTTGAATGTGCAGCTTAAGAAAGAAGAGATTCCGCATATTGATAGTCCCTTTTTGTTCGGAGAAGTTTATAACACCGGATTTTTAAATGTAGGTCGGTTTATAAATGCCTATCAAAGGTTTCTCAAAACGCATGAACTATTCCTTGAAGAGGAATTTATTTATGAGGACGTATATATGAAATCTGAAGGAGTTATTTATAAAAATGTAGAAGCGAAACATTTAATTTTTGCCGAAGGTTTTTCCATGCATAACAATCCTTTTTTTAATCTTTTACCTTTAGATGGAACAAAAGGAGAATTGCTTTATGTACGAATTCCAAATTTGAAGCTGCATAGCATCGTTAAATCAAACATATTTATCATTCCTTTGGGAGATGATATGTACAAGATTGGTGCTACTTACGATTGGGCTGACAAAACCGATGTTCCAACACAGCAAGCAAGGGCAGAACTTTTAGAAGGATTAGAAAAGTTGATTTCTTGTCCGTATGAAGTGATAGATCATGTGGCAGGAGTCCGCCCCACTGTTAAAGACCGCAGACCTTTGGTGGGTGCTCACTATCAATACAAAAATATTCATGTTTTAAACGGTTTGGGTACACGCGGCGTGCTATTAGGGCCGTATCTTGCAGATAAATTGTATCAAAACATAGAAAATAATGTACCTTTGGATCACAATATCAATGTAGCAAGATATTACAAAAAATTACAATTAATAAAATAG
- the porM gene encoding type IX secretion system motor protein PorM/GldM: MASGKQTPRQKMINLMYLVFIAMMALNMSKEVLTAFGLMNEKFESANANAEDTNKVLLAGLAMKAEDEPARYTDPYEKAKQVEKLSTEFYNYIGSLKSDATKGFEIDSETNKLPYEQMDKGQTIDYGWFEGEGLSAKGKEIMGRIAKYKSDFKAIVGNDVKYKFLVDDIEKRFNTSDVKNKDGKDIPYLDYHFKGYPAVSSLAYLSSMQNDVRQLEHEAYNLFLGNSLKQAASMKHYQAMVIPDKAVYYQGEPIKYKVVLGRYDTSTVPTSVVVNGATIPQSRIKAGQVEGTSTASGLGEHKFTGKFTFMEDGEPIVVDILNSNYMVVSRPSSATISADKMNVVYIGLDNPISITVEGITSDKVTASATNGSLRKIGNGKFMFKPTAGKEAVITATGTMPDGKAISSKQVFRIKPLPRPRGFIRNEPNAKGPASNFAISTVTAKMEDFDFDVTLRVTQYTIVFPGIGSQTVNGGGALPPEVQAKANRLRPGDVVRITNMKVKLVEAPEVIVKDPTDATYTIQ; encoded by the coding sequence ATGGCATCTGGAAAACAAACCCCTAGACAAAAGATGATTAACCTGATGTATCTTGTGTTCATCGCTATGATGGCCCTAAATATGTCAAAAGAAGTGTTAACCGCTTTTGGATTAATGAATGAAAAGTTTGAATCAGCAAATGCAAATGCTGAGGATACAAATAAAGTATTACTTGCAGGCTTGGCAATGAAAGCTGAAGATGAACCTGCACGTTATACCGATCCTTATGAAAAGGCAAAACAAGTTGAAAAGCTTTCCACAGAATTTTATAATTATATAGGTTCTTTAAAAAGCGATGCAACTAAAGGTTTTGAAATAGACTCGGAAACAAATAAATTGCCTTACGAGCAAATGGACAAAGGTCAAACAATTGACTATGGTTGGTTTGAAGGTGAAGGATTATCTGCAAAAGGTAAAGAAATCATGGGACGTATTGCAAAATACAAATCTGATTTTAAAGCTATTGTAGGAAACGATGTTAAGTATAAATTTCTTGTTGATGATATTGAGAAGAGATTTAATACAAGTGATGTTAAGAATAAAGATGGAAAAGATATTCCTTATTTAGATTATCACTTTAAAGGTTATCCAGCAGTTTCTTCTTTGGCTTATTTATCATCAATGCAAAACGATGTGCGCCAATTAGAGCATGAAGCATATAACTTATTCCTTGGAAATTCTTTAAAGCAAGCTGCTTCAATGAAGCATTACCAAGCAATGGTTATTCCTGATAAAGCAGTTTATTACCAAGGAGAGCCTATTAAGTATAAAGTAGTATTGGGTCGTTATGATACTTCAACTGTTCCAACTTCGGTTGTGGTAAATGGAGCAACTATTCCTCAATCAAGAATTAAAGCAGGTCAGGTAGAAGGAACTTCTACTGCGTCTGGCTTAGGAGAGCATAAATTTACTGGTAAATTTACGTTCATGGAAGATGGTGAACCGATTGTAGTAGATATCTTAAACTCTAACTATATGGTGGTTAGCCGTCCAAGTTCTGCAACCATTTCAGCAGATAAAATGAATGTAGTTTACATTGGATTAGACAACCCTATCTCTATTACTGTGGAAGGAATCACATCTGATAAAGTTACTGCTTCTGCTACAAATGGTTCTTTAAGAAAAATTGGTAACGGTAAGTTTATGTTTAAACCTACTGCTGGTAAAGAAGCTGTAATTACTGCAACAGGTACTATGCCTGATGGAAAAGCAATTTCATCAAAGCAAGTATTTAGAATCAAACCATTGCCTCGTCCTCGCGGATTTATCCGAAATGAACCTAATGCTAAAGGACCTGCAAGCAATTTTGCTATATCAACTGTTACTGCTAAAATGGAAGATTTTGACTTTGATGTAACTTTGAGAGTAACTCAATACACCATTGTATTCCCTGGTATTGGTTCTCAAACTGTTAATGGTGGTGGTGCACTTCCTCCTGAAGTTCAAGCAAAAGCAAACCGTTTGCGTCCTGGTGATGTAGTACGAATCACAAACATGAAAGTTAAGTTGGTTGAAGCTCCTGAGGTAATTGTAAAAGACCCAACAGACGCAACTTATACAATACAATAA
- the porN gene encoding type IX secretion system ring subunit PorN/GldN, whose protein sequence is MKNIKNLFLTACAVFVSGATFAQNNILNAQSPNEIGDESIEEIYAKADGPIPYEYVNDRDIIFQKKVWEVLPLDQRQNLVYYFPMEETMDRKPLWNILKDAVMNKKINEVYEDENFKFKLNIKDLESKFMRKDTTEYGKEQLMLEGKIDEQYIYTTVIRPNDVQEYRTMGMWYLDRNAGELKYRLLGLAPVVTDINTKGREFEQAVPLFWIFFPDARDVLYNSYAYNEKNPAMKINFDYLFNARKFSSTIYKADNIYGDRNISDYVQGNAMMQLLEAERIKESIREFEDDLWNY, encoded by the coding sequence ATGAAAAATATTAAGAATTTATTTTTAACGGCTTGTGCAGTATTTGTTTCAGGTGCAACCTTTGCACAGAACAATATTTTAAATGCACAGTCGCCTAATGAGATTGGTGATGAATCAATCGAAGAAATCTATGCAAAGGCTGACGGACCTATACCTTATGAGTACGTGAATGATCGCGATATTATTTTTCAGAAAAAAGTATGGGAAGTATTGCCTTTAGACCAAAGACAAAATTTGGTGTATTATTTTCCAATGGAAGAAACCATGGATCGCAAACCATTATGGAACATTTTAAAAGATGCCGTAATGAACAAAAAGATCAATGAAGTGTATGAAGACGAGAATTTTAAGTTTAAATTAAATATAAAAGACTTAGAATCTAAATTTATGCGTAAGGATACAACAGAGTATGGTAAAGAGCAATTAATGTTAGAGGGTAAAATTGATGAGCAGTATATTTATACTACAGTAATTAGGCCTAATGACGTTCAAGAATACCGTACGATGGGTATGTGGTATTTAGACCGCAATGCAGGAGAGTTAAAATACCGCTTGTTAGGTTTGGCACCAGTTGTAACAGATATAAATACTAAAGGTAGAGAGTTTGAACAAGCTGTTCCTTTATTCTGGATTTTCTTCCCGGATGCACGCGATGTGTTATACAATTCGTATGCTTATAATGAGAAAAATCCGGCAATGAAGATTAACTTTGACTACCTGTTCAATGCACGTAAGTTCTCTAGTACAATTTATAAGGCGGACAATATTTATGGAGACAGAAATATTAGCGACTATGTACAGGGTAATGCCATGATGCAATTATTAGAAGCAGAGCGTATCAAAGAATCGATCCGAGAATTTGAAGATGATTTATGGAATTACTAA
- the topA gene encoding type I DNA topoisomerase — MAKNLVIVESPAKAKTIEKFLGKDYQVESSFGHIADLPSKEIGVDIENNFKPKYEVSADKKAVVKKLKDLSKKAETVWLASDEDREGEAIAWHLAEELKLKEQNTKRIVFHEITKTAIQKAIENPRTIDYNLVNAQQARRVLDRLVGYELSPVLWKKVRAGLSAGRVQSVSVRLIVEREREIESFQTESSFHIAAEFVAANGKSFKAKLPKNFKTQNEAQAFLEKNINATFKVSDLETKPAKKSPAAPFTTSTLQQEASRKLYYSVSQTMMLAQRLYESGLITYMRTDSVNLSQDAIKAAETEIVNVYGKEFSKPRNFSTKAKGAQEAHEAIRPTDMSRHSVNVDRDQARLYELIWKRTLASQMSDAQLERTNVTIVADKHNQHFVATGEVLLFEGFLKVYLEGNDDEDEEQEGLLPAMKVNEPLQNNYITATERFSRPPARYTEAALVKKLEELGIGRPSTYAPTISTIIARNYVEKGTAEGTERNYQLLRLESGNIKTSTQIEKVGADKGKLIPTDIGNIVTDFLVKNFATILDYNFTARVEGSFDEIAEGNLDWTKMMNEFYSHFHPNVIDVEKNAERESGERILGKDPKTGKPVLVRLGKFGPMAQIGDAEDEEKQFASLSPTQNIGTITLEEALTLFLLPKNLGTYQGETVEVNNGRFGPYVRYADMFVSLAKGEEPLDVSLERAIELIKEKQKADAPIAIYQGLPVQKGVGRFGPFIKWNNMFINVNKKYNFDALSQADIEELIADKLQKEKDKVIHDFKEEGIRVEKARWGRSVILQGKVKIELSKDVDAAALTLEEIQKLIEQKAPAKKTAAKKSTAKKASTKKTTTKSTKRTTKK; from the coding sequence ATGGCAAAGAACTTAGTGATTGTAGAGTCGCCTGCAAAGGCAAAAACAATAGAAAAATTTTTAGGGAAAGATTATCAGGTAGAATCAAGCTTTGGGCACATTGCCGATCTGCCTTCTAAAGAGATTGGTGTTGATATTGAGAATAATTTTAAACCAAAATACGAAGTTTCTGCCGATAAAAAAGCTGTAGTAAAAAAATTAAAAGATTTATCAAAAAAAGCCGAAACGGTTTGGTTGGCATCCGATGAAGACCGCGAAGGAGAGGCAATTGCATGGCATTTAGCAGAAGAATTAAAGTTGAAAGAACAAAACACAAAACGTATTGTTTTTCATGAAATTACCAAAACAGCCATTCAAAAAGCCATCGAAAATCCGCGTACCATTGATTACAATTTGGTAAATGCACAACAAGCACGCCGCGTTTTAGACCGTTTGGTGGGTTATGAATTGTCGCCAGTTCTATGGAAAAAAGTGCGCGCAGGTTTATCTGCCGGTCGTGTGCAATCGGTTTCGGTTCGCTTAATTGTAGAGCGCGAACGCGAAATAGAAAGTTTTCAGACTGAGTCATCATTTCATATTGCTGCAGAATTTGTGGCGGCAAACGGGAAATCGTTCAAAGCAAAATTGCCAAAGAACTTTAAAACGCAAAACGAAGCGCAGGCTTTTCTTGAAAAAAATATAAATGCCACATTCAAGGTTTCCGATTTAGAAACCAAACCGGCAAAAAAATCTCCGGCAGCACCGTTCACCACTTCCACATTGCAACAAGAAGCATCGCGCAAGCTGTATTATTCGGTTTCGCAAACCATGATGTTGGCACAGCGCTTGTACGAAAGCGGGTTGATTACTTACATGAGAACCGATAGCGTAAACTTATCACAAGATGCTATAAAAGCTGCCGAAACAGAAATTGTAAACGTGTATGGAAAAGAATTCAGCAAACCTCGAAATTTTTCCACCAAGGCAAAAGGCGCACAAGAAGCCCACGAAGCTATTCGCCCAACAGATATGTCGCGCCATTCGGTAAATGTCGACCGCGACCAAGCTCGTTTGTATGAACTCATCTGGAAGCGTACACTTGCTTCGCAAATGAGCGATGCACAGCTAGAGCGTACCAATGTAACTATTGTTGCAGATAAGCACAACCAGCATTTTGTTGCCACAGGTGAAGTGTTGCTTTTTGAAGGCTTTTTAAAGGTTTATTTGGAAGGAAACGACGACGAAGACGAAGAACAAGAAGGGTTGTTGCCTGCCATGAAAGTAAACGAGCCTTTGCAGAATAATTACATCACTGCAACAGAACGTTTCTCAAGACCACCTGCGCGCTACACCGAAGCGGCTTTGGTAAAAAAGTTAGAGGAATTGGGAATTGGTCGCCCGTCAACTTATGCGCCAACCATTTCAACCATTATTGCGAGAAATTATGTGGAAAAAGGAACTGCCGAAGGTACCGAGCGCAACTATCAATTATTGCGTTTAGAAAGCGGAAACATCAAAACAAGCACACAAATAGAGAAGGTAGGTGCTGATAAAGGAAAATTAATTCCTACTGATATCGGAAATATTGTTACCGATTTCTTGGTAAAGAATTTCGCAACCATTTTAGATTATAATTTCACAGCCCGCGTGGAAGGTAGTTTCGATGAGATTGCCGAAGGAAATTTAGATTGGACCAAAATGATGAATGAATTTTACAGTCATTTTCATCCCAATGTGATCGATGTGGAAAAAAATGCCGAGCGCGAATCAGGCGAACGTATTTTAGGAAAAGATCCCAAAACAGGAAAACCCGTATTGGTGCGTTTAGGGAAATTTGGTCCTATGGCGCAAATTGGCGATGCTGAAGACGAAGAAAAACAATTCGCAAGTCTAAGTCCTACCCAAAACATTGGAACAATAACCTTAGAAGAAGCCTTAACTTTGTTCTTGTTGCCCAAAAACTTAGGAACCTATCAAGGCGAAACAGTTGAGGTAAACAACGGACGATTTGGCCCGTATGTGCGCTATGCAGATATGTTTGTTTCATTAGCCAAAGGCGAAGAACCGCTAGATGTGAGCCTGGAACGCGCTATTGAATTGATAAAAGAAAAGCAAAAAGCCGATGCGCCTATTGCTATTTATCAAGGATTGCCTGTTCAAAAAGGAGTGGGACGTTTTGGACCGTTTATCAAATGGAACAATATGTTTATCAACGTAAACAAAAAATACAATTTTGATGCTCTTTCTCAAGCAGATATTGAAGAATTAATCGCAGATAAGCTTCAAAAAGAAAAAGATAAAGTAATTCACGATTTTAAGGAAGAAGGCATTCGTGTAGAAAAAGCACGTTGGGGCAGATCGGTAATCTTGCAAGGAAAGGTAAAAATTGAATTAAGCAAAGATGTAGATGCAGCTGCTTTAACCTTAGAAGAAATTCAAAAACTGATCGAACAAAAAGCTCCAGCAAAAAAGACGGCTGCAAAAAAATCGACAGCTAAAAAAGCATCCACAAAGAAAACAACAACAAAAAGCACAAAACGTACAACAAAAAAATAG
- a CDS encoding helix-turn-helix transcriptional regulator, with amino-acid sequence MASKHNLISRLTRIVELFQLHGSSGLSFDELNNKLKNAFVDEDHSVSLRTFQRDLKDIESSLKIKIIFDKVKKKYLLVQDELQNTSKNTQLFTLESLKMLHIAQDVSANNFILIDERKATGLENYNCIKDAICSKKHLEFNYQKFDQYKSDRRKLMPLALKESKKRWYVVGFEIKNGSKIPALKTFALDRMYDCEATTEFILKDTIDVHKHFARFMGVTTKPLEGFSEKVTVILETSIEYGKYFSTLPIHPSQKTEIENGKTIITLQLIPTMELVSEILSHNHQIKVIQPKELIHIIKKTLSQNLKQYN; translated from the coding sequence ATGGCAAGTAAACACAATTTAATTAGCAGATTAACCCGCATTGTAGAACTTTTTCAGCTACATGGCAGCAGTGGTTTGTCTTTTGATGAGTTAAACAATAAACTAAAAAATGCGTTTGTAGATGAAGATCACAGCGTGTCTTTGCGAACCTTTCAGCGCGATTTAAAAGATATTGAATCGTCTTTAAAAATTAAAATTATTTTTGATAAAGTAAAAAAGAAATATCTTTTGGTGCAAGATGAGTTGCAAAACACTTCAAAAAACACACAATTGTTCACTTTGGAAAGTTTAAAAATGTTGCACATTGCCCAAGATGTTTCTGCCAATAATTTTATTTTAATCGATGAACGCAAGGCAACTGGTTTAGAAAATTATAATTGCATTAAAGATGCGATTTGCTCAAAAAAACATTTAGAGTTCAATTACCAAAAATTTGATCAATACAAAAGCGACCGTAGAAAATTGATGCCTTTGGCTTTGAAAGAAAGCAAAAAGCGTTGGTATGTGGTGGGATTTGAAATAAAAAACGGTTCCAAAATACCGGCACTAAAAACGTTTGCACTAGACCGAATGTATGATTGCGAAGCCACCACCGAATTTATTTTAAAAGATACAATAGACGTGCATAAACACTTTGCTCGTTTTATGGGAGTTACCACCAAACCGCTGGAAGGATTCAGTGAAAAAGTAACGGTGATCCTAGAAACATCCATTGAATATGGGAAATATTTCAGCACGTTGCCAATTCATCCTTCCCAAAAAACCGAAATCGAAAACGGTAAAACCATTATTACCTTGCAGTTAATTCCTACCATGGAGTTGGTGTCTGAAATCCTTTCGCACAATCACCAAATAAAAGTGATCCAACCCAAAGAATTAATCCATATTATTAAAAAAACACTTTCGCAAAATTTAAAACAATACAATTAA
- the porL gene encoding type IX secretion system motor protein PorL/GldL, giving the protein MAIPKKVMNFCYGMGAAVVIVGALFKITHMELGPLNGNNMLTVGLLVEALIFAISAFEPVDEDLDWARVYPELKGGEPRAMQVAGNVGVTGTVSTSAVGGSSSSQRSTAPAYAAASVSSQPAVAQPTMERSLLSEKLDNILKEAKIDGNLMESLRDSIKNFESAAKGIAPTVDAVASSNRYAEEMATAASQLETLNTMYKVQLESATKNADINREVAENNLKLKEQMMSLTSNLSTLNAVYGGMLSAMGKTAN; this is encoded by the coding sequence ATGGCTATACCTAAAAAAGTAATGAATTTCTGCTACGGTATGGGAGCAGCAGTTGTAATCGTAGGTGCATTATTTAAAATCACACATATGGAATTGGGACCTTTAAACGGTAATAATATGTTAACTGTAGGTCTATTAGTAGAAGCATTAATCTTCGCAATTTCAGCTTTTGAACCAGTTGATGAAGATTTAGATTGGGCAAGAGTGTACCCTGAATTAAAAGGCGGAGAGCCTCGTGCAATGCAAGTTGCAGGTAATGTAGGAGTAACTGGTACGGTTTCAACTTCTGCAGTTGGTGGATCTTCATCATCTCAAAGATCAACAGCTCCTGCATATGCAGCAGCGTCAGTATCTTCTCAACCAGCGGTTGCACAACCAACAATGGAAAGAAGTTTATTGTCTGAAAAATTAGATAATATTTTGAAAGAAGCTAAAATCGATGGAAACTTAATGGAAAGTTTACGCGACAGTATCAAAAACTTTGAATCGGCAGCAAAAGGAATTGCTCCAACTGTTGATGCAGTTGCTTCTTCAAACAGATATGCAGAGGAAATGGCTACGGCGGCTTCTCAATTAGAAACTTTAAACACAATGTATAAAGTACAATTAGAGAGCGCTACTAAAAATGCAGACATCAACAGAGAGGTTGCAGAAAACAACTTGAAATTGAAAGAGCAAATGATGTCATTAACATCTAATTTATCTACATTAAATGCAGTTTATGGTGGAATGTTATCTGCTATGGGAAAAACAGCTAATTAG
- the porK gene encoding T9SS ring complex lipoprotein PorK/GldK gives MKKFITLSAVASLLFSCGSGDRGELLDGVQGKRWITEKPQGMAFIPGGSFTMGKTHEDLLGAEDAPARTVTIGSMYMDETEITNNQYRKFVEHVKDSIIRTRLAIMADEMGMDATAGGIGAFAFQEVQDPSLNQNQTAYDRYMYDNYYSMAMDDDEYAGRRLNKKARLITDPRRYPDEYYVEVMDSLYIPADQNLNGMVTFDVNKLNFKYSWWDENAYINDSSNEVRNRQAKFLKTEIVNVYPDTTAWVKNFNYSYNEPMFKEYFWHEAYGEYPVVGVTHHQAKAFAAWRTLYKKAYTSDRNMDHNLYEYRVPSESEWEYAARGGLKSAMYPWGGPYTTDEKACFLANFKPDRGDYAIDGALYTAEARSYKPNGYNLYNMAGNVAEWTDSSYDEESYILQSSLKPKGRTTSNPMKVVRGGSWRDPSYFLQVATRDRENADSARCYIGFRTVVSAPGPGLLNEANTPQSGRNAK, from the coding sequence ATGAAGAAGTTCATTACACTTTCTGCGGTTGCCTCGCTTTTGTTCAGTTGTGGTTCTGGTGACAGAGGAGAACTACTAGATGGAGTACAAGGGAAACGTTGGATTACCGAAAAGCCACAGGGAATGGCTTTTATTCCAGGTGGATCTTTTACAATGGGTAAAACTCACGAAGATTTACTTGGTGCTGAAGATGCCCCTGCACGCACTGTTACAATTGGTTCAATGTACATGGATGAAACGGAAATTACAAACAACCAATACCGTAAGTTTGTAGAGCACGTTAAAGATTCTATTATCAGAACCCGTTTAGCTATTATGGCAGATGAAATGGGTATGGATGCTACTGCAGGTGGAATTGGAGCGTTTGCATTTCAAGAGGTTCAAGATCCATCATTAAATCAAAATCAAACAGCATACGATCGTTATATGTATGATAACTATTACAGTATGGCAATGGATGATGATGAATATGCTGGTCGTCGTTTAAACAAAAAAGCACGATTAATAACAGACCCTCGCCGCTACCCAGATGAATACTATGTAGAGGTGATGGATTCGTTATACATTCCTGCAGACCAAAACTTAAACGGAATGGTTACCTTCGATGTGAATAAATTAAACTTTAAATATTCTTGGTGGGACGAAAACGCATACATTAACGATTCTTCGAACGAGGTAAGAAACCGTCAGGCTAAATTCCTTAAAACAGAGATCGTAAATGTATATCCTGATACTACTGCTTGGGTTAAAAACTTCAACTATTCCTACAACGAGCCAATGTTTAAAGAATATTTTTGGCATGAAGCGTATGGTGAGTACCCAGTAGTTGGTGTTACACATCACCAAGCAAAAGCATTTGCAGCTTGGAGAACATTATACAAAAAAGCATACACATCAGATAGAAACATGGATCATAACTTATATGAATACCGCGTTCCAAGTGAATCTGAATGGGAATATGCAGCTCGTGGAGGTCTAAAAAGCGCAATGTATCCTTGGGGTGGTCCTTACACCACTGATGAAAAAGCTTGTTTCTTAGCAAACTTTAAACCAGATAGAGGTGATTATGCAATAGATGGTGCATTATACACAGCAGAAGCACGTTCATACAAGCCAAATGGTTATAACCTTTATAATATGGCGGGTAACGTAGCAGAATGGACAGATTCGTCTTATGATGAAGAAAGTTACATTTTACAATCTAGTTTAAAACCAAAAGGAAGAACAACTTCAAACCCAATGAAAGTGGTTCGTGGAGGTTCATGGAGAGATCCAAGTTATTTCCTACAAGTAGCAACTCGCGATCGCGAAAATGCAGATTCAGCTCGTTGTTATATCGGTTTTAGAACTGTAGTTTCAGCTCCAGGTCCAGGATTGTTAAACGAGGCAAATACTCCTCAAAGTGGAAGAAACGCAAAATAA